The following are encoded together in the Bradymonas sediminis genome:
- the rplM gene encoding 50S ribosomal protein L13 produces the protein MKTFSAKEKDVVRQWHVIDLEGKTVGRAATEIANLLRGKNKPIYTPHVDCGDFVVCINAEKINFTGNKLDDKMYRRHSNYPGGLKEITAGSLLEKAPEQIIRFAVQGMIPKNTLGRQILKKLKVYAGPNHPHEAQQPQNYPIV, from the coding sequence ATGAAGACGTTTAGCGCCAAAGAGAAGGATGTCGTGCGCCAGTGGCACGTCATCGACCTTGAAGGCAAGACGGTCGGTCGAGCGGCCACCGAAATTGCCAATCTACTGCGCGGCAAGAATAAGCCGATTTACACCCCCCATGTCGATTGCGGCGATTTCGTCGTGTGCATCAACGCCGAGAAGATCAACTTCACCGGCAACAAGCTTGATGACAAAATGTATCGACGCCACTCCAACTACCCCGGCGGTCTCAAAGAGATCACCGCTGGAAGTCTTCTGGAGAAGGCCCCCGAGCAGATCATCCGCTTCGCGGTTCAGGGCATGATCCCCAAGAATACCTTGGGCCGTCAGATCCTGAAAAAACTGAAAGTTTATGCTGGCCCGAATCATCCGCATGAGGCTCAGCAGCCCCAAAACTACCCGATTGTCTGA
- the rpsI gene encoding 30S ribosomal protein S9, translating into MAKLEQFHAIGRRKSASARVFLRPGNGTITINKQDADEYFARDTLMMILRQPLELAELSSNFDVYATVSGGGKSGQADAVKLGIARALEIYNPELRSTLKSGGFLTSDARVKERKKYGQKGARARFQFSKR; encoded by the coding sequence ATGGCGAAGTTAGAACAATTTCACGCAATCGGTCGGCGCAAAAGCGCTAGCGCTCGGGTCTTTTTGCGCCCCGGCAACGGCACGATCACCATTAATAAGCAGGACGCGGATGAGTATTTCGCCCGCGACACCCTGATGATGATTCTGCGTCAGCCGCTTGAGTTGGCTGAACTGTCGAGCAATTTCGATGTCTACGCTACCGTCAGCGGTGGTGGCAAAAGCGGTCAGGCCGACGCTGTGAAGCTTGGAATCGCCCGGGCTCTCGAGATCTACAACCCCGAGCTTCGTTCGACCCTTAAGTCGGGCGGCTTCTTGACCAGCGACGCGCGCGTCAAAGAGCGTAAGAAATACGGTCAGAAAGGTGCTCGTGCTCGCTTCCAGTTCTCGAAGCGTTGA